The following proteins are encoded in a genomic region of Brachypodium distachyon strain Bd21 chromosome 1, Brachypodium_distachyon_v3.0, whole genome shotgun sequence:
- the LOC100830356 gene encoding type IV inositol polyphosphate 5-phosphatase 9 isoform X1 has product MLENQKQAEVLWPRLVANKLFRKPSGSNAFVADFPASAAAAAAAEEQEEEGVEAELLDDGRCSLDADADADRGIKRPRAQQRSKTLKYRLFASTWNVGGVAPPDDLDLADWLDTANGTYDIYVLGFQEVVPLRARNVLGADKNRIGMRWNELVRAALNRTSPSAGSHDQQPPVGGGEKQKVHPVRDGAGDLQPARDFRCVVSKQMVGVLLTVWVRADLRRFVRRPSVSCVGCGVMGCLGNKGAVSVRFWLHDTSFCFVCCHLASGGREGDEAHRNSDAAEILSRATFPRRRHSSSSSPLTSSAPHKILEHDRVILLGDLNYRISLPEAKTRLLVERQDWKTLLENDQLRGEVSDQGGAFHGWNEGPITFSPTYKYHRNSDAYYGCAQQQPKKGDTKLKRRAPAWCDRILWHGAGLKQSRYDRCESRLSDHRPVRALFAVEVDAPRNLNSLRSFFMSERFDCRAAKSSVSDLLCREDGDGDGDATSSARFDQDV; this is encoded by the exons ccgccgccgccgccgctgccgcagaggagcaggaggaggagggggtcGAAGCGGAGTTGCTGGACGACGGACGGTGTAGTctcgatgccgatgccgacgcGGACCGCGGCATCAAGCGGCCGCGCGCACAGCAGCGGAGCAAGACGCTCAAGTACAG GCTGTTCGCGAGCACGTGGAACGTCGGCGGCGTGGCGCCACCGGACGACCTCGACCTGGCGGACTGGCTCGACACGGCCAACGGCACCTACGACATCTATGTCCTCGG ATTTCAGGAGGTGGTGCCGCTTCGAGCGCGGAACGTGCTGGGCGCGGACAAGAACCGCATCGGCATGCGGTGGAACGAGCTCGTGCGGGCCGCGCTGAACCGAACTTCGCCATCGGCGGGATCCCATGACCAGCAGCCGCCCGTGGGAGGCGGGGAGAAGCAGAAGGTGCATCCCGTGAgggacggcgccggcgacctGCAGCCGGCCCGGGACTTCCGCTGCGTGGTGAGCAAGCAGATGGTGGGCGTCCTGCTCACCGTCTGGGTCCGCGCCGACCTCCGCCGCTTCGTCCGCCGCCCCAGCGTCTCCTGCGTCGGCTGCGGCGTCATGGGCTGCCTCGGCAACAAG GGCGCCGTGTCCGTGAGGTTCTGGCTGCACGACACGAGCTTCTGCTTCGTGTGCTGCCACCTGGCGTCCGGCGGCAGGGAGGGCGACGAGGCGCACCGCAACTCCGACGCGGCGGAGATCCTCTCGCGGGCGACcttcccgcgccgccgccactcctcgtcgtcgtcgccgctcACCTCCTCCGCGCCCCACAAGATTCTAGAACACGA CCGGGTGATCCTGCTTGGGGACCTCAACTACAGGATCTCCCTGCCGGAGGCCAAGACGAGGCTGCTGGTGGAAAGGCAGGACTGGAAGACGCTGCTGGAGAACGACCAGCTCCGAGGCGAGGTGTCCGACCAAGGCGGCGCGTTCCACGGCTGGAACGAGGGGCCCATCACCTTCTCCCCCACCTACAAGTACCACCGGAACTCCGACGCCTACTACGGCTGcgcccagcagcagcccaaGAAAGGCGACACGAAGCTCAAGCGCCGCGCCCCGGCATG GTGCGACCGCATACTGTGGCACGGCGCGGGGCTGAAGCAGAGCCGGTACGACCGGTGCGAGTCGCGGCTGTCGGACCACCGCCCCGTGCGCGCACTCTTCGCCGTCGAGGTGGACGCGCCGCGGAACCTCAACTCCCTCCGGAGCTTCTTCATGTCCGAGAGGTTCGACTGCAGGGCGGCCAAGAGCTCGGTCAGTGACCTGCTCTGCCGtgaggacggcgacggcgacggcgacgcgaCGAGCAGCGCCAGATTCGACCAGGACGTATGA